The uncultured Bacteroides sp. genome has a segment encoding these proteins:
- a CDS encoding DUF6850 family outer membrane beta-barrel protein produces MRKYIKPIIISAQYAFLLLIISPVLKAQENKVLSTPAAYESYKLGSLWQQSTNAAGSLIDNPVQFSELNAGYKLVNGSFHRPQEEAKGSSIFIDTEGSIKLKKAYVWGRFNYSRDERKDVTYNSSIIDPFRGMPYYVADSLPANWSNQKYDLQFRVATPKLRNVLSLGLEGSYKAYLGAKQRDPRTENYFYTLELKPGIVYSPNDKHNIGLNFKYASLKEESEMSQENRNVDPVYYELYGLGTAVKGLGSGRTTNYVGNEIGGGLQYNYCGAINLLFGANYSAKVEDVEISFSTPRDDSSTKDQIWNTNLTLYTNGKEYTHYLKLDYQDRSIDGIQYITKYDNTEGWQSLYKSVRSTYKTKTAKALYTLMANRDEEYNWRVDAGVNYEKKNDTYILPYSVKNAENIAFSLGGKKNFALSDKLTKRLLIGTGVAYNKNLSGEYNYNGQHSDYSVVKYFEQTDLNYLISDYYTVNCSAVYSQRYNETINATVFAKANFSYSKTSDFDFSNRTRAEFSIGLNF; encoded by the coding sequence ATGAGAAAATATATTAAACCTATTATAATATCTGCACAATATGCGTTTCTTCTGCTAATAATATCACCTGTATTAAAAGCTCAGGAAAACAAAGTTTTGAGTACTCCCGCTGCTTATGAAAGCTACAAATTAGGAAGTTTGTGGCAGCAATCAACAAACGCAGCCGGTTCACTGATTGATAATCCGGTTCAGTTCTCAGAATTGAATGCTGGATATAAGTTAGTAAATGGAAGTTTTCACCGTCCTCAGGAAGAAGCAAAAGGAAGTAGTATTTTTATAGATACAGAAGGATCTATAAAACTGAAAAAAGCATATGTATGGGGACGTTTTAACTATTCTCGTGATGAAAGAAAGGATGTAACTTATAATTCATCCATTATTGATCCGTTTAGGGGAATGCCTTATTACGTTGCTGATTCGCTTCCTGCTAACTGGAGTAATCAGAAATACGATTTACAGTTTCGTGTTGCTACTCCTAAACTGCGAAATGTACTTTCATTAGGCCTCGAAGGAAGTTACAAAGCATACCTTGGAGCCAAACAACGAGATCCACGTACTGAAAACTATTTTTATACTTTAGAGTTGAAGCCTGGTATTGTTTATTCTCCTAATGATAAACATAATATAGGCTTAAATTTCAAGTATGCTAGTTTAAAAGAGGAATCTGAAATGTCTCAGGAGAATAGAAATGTAGATCCTGTTTATTATGAGCTTTATGGATTAGGAACGGCTGTGAAAGGCTTAGGGTCAGGACGAACCACAAACTATGTTGGAAATGAGATAGGTGGAGGATTGCAGTATAACTATTGCGGTGCAATCAATTTGCTTTTTGGTGCTAACTACTCTGCTAAAGTTGAGGATGTCGAAATCTCATTTTCTACTCCTCGTGATGATTCGTCTACTAAAGACCAGATATGGAATACAAACCTTACGCTATATACAAATGGTAAAGAGTATACCCATTATTTGAAACTGGATTATCAGGATCGCTCTATTGATGGCATTCAATACATTACTAAATACGATAATACAGAAGGATGGCAATCTCTTTATAAAAGTGTTCGCTCTACTTATAAAACAAAAACAGCAAAAGCCCTTTATACATTAATGGCCAATCGTGATGAAGAATATAACTGGCGTGTAGATGCAGGTGTTAATTATGAAAAGAAGAATGATACTTATATACTTCCATATTCAGTTAAAAATGCAGAGAATATAGCATTCAGCTTAGGAGGAAAAAAGAATTTTGCTCTTTCGGACAAACTGACTAAACGTTTACTTATAGGTACTGGTGTTGCATATAACAAGAACCTGTCTGGTGAATACAATTATAATGGCCAGCATTCCGATTATTCTGTAGTGAAGTATTTTGAACAAACTGATTTAAATTATCTGATTTCAGATTACTACACAGTAAACTGTTCGGCTGTATATTCACAGAGATATAATGAGACAATAAATGCAACTGTTTTTGCTAAAGCCAATTTCAGTTATAGTAAAACGAGCGATTTTGATTTCAGTAATCGCACACGTGCTGAATTTAGTATCGGACTAAACTTTTAA